GCCATTTACAACACCAAAAGAATCTCTGAACAGATCATCAAATAAATTGTTAACCCATGGATCGATTTTCCTAATCTTATTATTGTCAACAAATCTTGAAATACTCATTATGTTTTCCTCCTATTAAATTACTAATTTTGATTTACTTGGTATATTCAAACTATATACCAGTCTGAAAAACCAATTCAATTTCTCAAAAAAGAGACAAAAAGTCATGATAAAACAATTAAAAAAGACAAAATGACACAAAAAGACCATTTAGAAGATTTTAAATTCCGTACTCCCGTGGAAATTCGGTTCATTGATCTTGATGCTTTTCGCCATGTTAACAACGCCATTTATTTGACCTATTGCGAAGTCGCACGCACAAAATATTGGCAAGAAGTAATAAAGTGGGACTGGAACCTGATGGGAATCATTATTGCCAGCGCAACGATTGACTACATCAAACCGTTAACCCTAAAAGATCAATTATTAATTTATGTTAGAACATCAAAAGTTGGAAATAAGAGCTTTGAGTTAGCCTATATCCTGACATCCGAAAGTCAAAAGGGAATAACTATTCACGCTAAAGCTAAAACAACCTGTGTATGTATCGATTACAACACAAATAAAACGTCGTTAATTCCGTCGGATTACAAAAAGACCATGGAAATTGAAACAACTGGCAATGTTAACAAATCGTCATAAACACAGCGAACCACCTGATTACAAAGATTAAAATTTTATATTTGCAAGTAATATATAGATGCCAATTTTTTGGTCTATTTAATAAGGGATAATTCTAAAAACAGACAAATGAATACAGAAACAGCGACAAGCAATGCCCCCTTAACCTTAACAGAAGGTGCTGTAAAGGAGTTAAAAAAATTAAAAGAACAACAAGAGATTGGGGACAACTTCGGTTTACGCGTAGGCGTTGAAGGCGGCGGCTGTGCTGGAATGAACTATATACTTGGTTTTGACCAAAAAAAAGAGGGTGATACCGAATATATAGTTTCCGGTATTAAGGTCTTCATGAATAAGGCGCACGGTCTTTATCTAGCAGGAATGGAAATAGATTTTCAAAGTGGACTAAGTGCGCGTGGTTTTACCTTCAACAATCCAAATGCATCCAGCACCTGCGGTTGTGGTACTTCTTTCTCCGCTTAAAACAGGCAAAGCATCTCTCGTACTAACTCGCCTTAGCTATCTTTTAGCTAGAAAGGGAACTAGCACACGATATGCGGAAATTACGAAGCTGATAACTTTTAGTTAGGCTGATATTGATATATACAATCAATCATTTTTTAATTTCATGTCGCTCTTAGCATGGCTAATTAGCTTATCAGCCAACACCGCTGCAATCTTAAAATAAGATTCAACACTCCAACCTGCTACATGTGGAGTCAACAATACGCCTTCATGGTTAGACAGTCGTTCAAACCAATCAACAGTACTAGCCTCTGGAAATCGTTCAAGTGGCAGAACATCAAAGGCTGCCCCCAATATTTTACCATGATCAATAGCATCTAAAACAGCCATAATATCTACTATTTCACCTCTAGCTCCATTAAGAAAGAAAATTGGCTTTTTAAAATGTAGAAGATACTCCGCATCAACTAAGCGATGTGTTTCTCTTGTTAGCGGTATATGTAAACTTAAAATATCCGCATCTCGCACCACTTCCTCCATACTGACCTCTTTCGCATATTGATCAGAAAAACCTGTTTTGTATTTATCATAAGCAATTACATTCACGCCGAAACCTGATAGTTTACGGGCCATTGCTTGTCCGTTATTTCCATATCCTATCAATGCCACCGTCTTCCCTCCAAGTTCTACTCCCCTATTTTGTTCTCTTAACCAAATTCCACCCCTCACCTGTTTGTCTCCAGCACTTAAGTTATTCAGCATCGACAATAGCATTCCTATCATGTGCTCTCCTACTGCATCACGGTTTCCTTCAGGTGCATTTATTAATCTAACACCATATTCTTCCGCCAATTGTTCATCGATATTATCCATACCTGCACCGGCTCGCGCTATTATGCTGAGATGATCTGCGGCGCTAAAAACCTCTTCGTCGATTTTAAACTTTGACCGAACAACTAAAACTTCGTAGTCTTTTAGCATCTTTAACGCCTCAGTCCTTCCAATAGCAGGAAAGTACGAAAAATTAATACCTGCTTCAGACAACCTATCCATAAATACTTGATGAATATCATCAACAATTAATACATTTATCATAAATTTATAAAGCAATACCAGCTTACCTATTATGCTGCCAGGTTTCTATTTCATTCGTCAACATTACAAAGTCATCTACGCCCAAGCGTTCAGCTCTGAGCTCTAATAAGGGATGATTTTTCATTTTATCCTTGCTGATAATAACCGACAAAGCATTGCGTAAAGTTTTGCGTCGCTGATTAAACCCCGCCTTCACTACTTTCCAAAAAAGTTGTTCATTACAATTCAATGCTACCGTATTGTTTCTTAACAATCGAATAACACCTGAAAGAACTTTTGGAGGAGGATTAAAAGCTCCCGCCTTCACGGTAAACAAATATTGAACCTCATAATAAGCCTGTAAAAAAACGCTTAAAATTCCATATTCTTTGCCTCCCGGTAACGCTGTACAACGTTCAGCCACTTCTTTTTGGAACATACCAACCACCTCAACAACCTGATGACGATTATCAAGCACTTTAAACAAAATCTGAGAGGAAATATTGTACGGAAAATTGCCAATAATGGCCATTGGACCATTAAATGTAGAAGAGAAGTTTAAATCGAGAAAATCTCCTAGAATCAATTTGTTTCCCATTGCGGGATACTTACCCGCCAAATACGCTACCGATTCGGCATCAAGGTCAATCATCCAAGTCTTGTACCTTCGGTCTTGTAACAGAAAATCCGATAATACCCCCATCCCAGGACCTACCTCTAACACCAGCTGAAAACGATCTTCAGGATTCAACGCTTCAACAATTTTTTTTGCAATATTTTTATCTGTTAAGAAATGTTGGCCCAAGTGTTTCTTAGCACGAACTAACGACATGTAATACGATTTAAAACTGCACAAAGATACTGTTTATTTAGAATTGCATAT
This Olivibacter sp. SDN3 DNA region includes the following protein-coding sequences:
- a CDS encoding NAD(P)-dependent oxidoreductase — encoded protein: MINVLIVDDIHQVFMDRLSEAGINFSYFPAIGRTEALKMLKDYEVLVVRSKFKIDEEVFSAADHLSIIARAGAGMDNIDEQLAEEYGVRLINAPEGNRDAVGEHMIGMLLSMLNNLSAGDKQVRGGIWLREQNRGVELGGKTVALIGYGNNGQAMARKLSGFGVNVIAYDKYKTGFSDQYAKEVSMEEVVRDADILSLHIPLTRETHRLVDAEYLLHFKKPIFFLNGARGEIVDIMAVLDAIDHGKILGAAFDVLPLERFPEASTVDWFERLSNHEGVLLTPHVAGWSVESYFKIAAVLADKLISHAKSDMKLKND
- a CDS encoding thioesterase family protein, whose protein sequence is MTQKDHLEDFKFRTPVEIRFIDLDAFRHVNNAIYLTYCEVARTKYWQEVIKWDWNLMGIIIASATIDYIKPLTLKDQLLIYVRTSKVGNKSFELAYILTSESQKGITIHAKAKTTCVCIDYNTNKTSLIPSDYKKTMEIETTGNVNKSS
- the rsmA gene encoding 16S rRNA (adenine(1518)-N(6)/adenine(1519)-N(6))-dimethyltransferase RsmA, giving the protein MSLVRAKKHLGQHFLTDKNIAKKIVEALNPEDRFQLVLEVGPGMGVLSDFLLQDRRYKTWMIDLDAESVAYLAGKYPAMGNKLILGDFLDLNFSSTFNGPMAIIGNFPYNISSQILFKVLDNRHQVVEVVGMFQKEVAERCTALPGGKEYGILSVFLQAYYEVQYLFTVKAGAFNPPPKVLSGVIRLLRNNTVALNCNEQLFWKVVKAGFNQRRKTLRNALSVIISKDKMKNHPLLELRAERLGVDDFVMLTNEIETWQHNR
- a CDS encoding iron-sulfur cluster assembly accessory protein yields the protein MNTETATSNAPLTLTEGAVKELKKLKEQQEIGDNFGLRVGVEGGGCAGMNYILGFDQKKEGDTEYIVSGIKVFMNKAHGLYLAGMEIDFQSGLSARGFTFNNPNASSTCGCGTSFSA